In Yersinia enterocolitica subsp. enterocolitica, one DNA window encodes the following:
- the yegQ gene encoding tRNA 5-hydroxyuridine modification protein YegQ translates to MSLTKVSSSSTNTPFTPELLSPAGTLKNMRYAFAYGADAVYAGQPRYSLRVRNNEFNHENLALGIQEAHALGKRFYVVVNIAPHNSKLKTFLRDLKPVIDMGPDALIMSDPGLIMMVREAFPQMDIHLSVQANAVNWATVKFWQQMGLTRVILSRELSLEEIAEIRAQVPDMELEIFVHGALCMAYSGRCLLSGYINKRDPNQGTCTNACRWEYNVQEGKEDDVGNIVHIHQPIAVKNVEPTLGIGAPTDKVFMIEEAQRPGEYMTASEDEHGTYIMNSKDLRAIQHVERLTKMGVHSLKIEGRTKSFYYCARTAQVYRRAIDDAVAGKPFDPTLLTTLEGLAHRGYTEGFLRRHAHEEQQTYEYGYSVSERQQFVGEFTGIRRDGLAEVIVKNKFSVGDSVELMTPNGNIQFILESMQDKKGQPADVAPGNGHIMYLPIPEDINVEYGLLIRNLNGTNSRNPHEKA, encoded by the coding sequence ATGTCTTTAACAAAAGTATCGTCATCTTCAACCAATACGCCTTTTACACCAGAATTGTTATCCCCGGCCGGTACCCTTAAAAACATGCGTTATGCCTTTGCTTATGGCGCAGATGCCGTTTATGCCGGACAGCCGCGCTATAGCCTGCGGGTACGTAATAATGAATTCAATCACGAAAATCTGGCATTAGGTATTCAGGAAGCCCATGCTTTGGGCAAACGCTTCTATGTGGTGGTGAATATTGCCCCCCATAACTCCAAGCTGAAAACCTTCCTGCGTGATTTAAAACCGGTGATTGATATGGGGCCTGATGCCCTAATTATGTCTGACCCTGGTTTGATCATGATGGTGCGTGAAGCTTTCCCACAGATGGACATCCACCTGTCGGTACAAGCTAACGCCGTGAATTGGGCGACCGTTAAATTCTGGCAGCAGATGGGGCTGACACGCGTGATCCTTTCTCGTGAATTATCGCTGGAAGAAATCGCTGAGATCCGCGCGCAAGTACCGGATATGGAACTGGAAATTTTTGTCCACGGCGCACTGTGCATGGCTTACTCCGGCCGTTGCCTGCTCTCCGGCTACATCAACAAGCGCGACCCGAATCAAGGCACCTGCACCAATGCCTGTCGCTGGGAATATAACGTCCAGGAAGGCAAAGAAGATGACGTTGGCAATATTGTGCATATTCATCAGCCAATTGCCGTTAAGAATGTCGAGCCGACATTGGGTATCGGTGCCCCTACCGATAAAGTCTTTATGATAGAAGAAGCCCAGCGCCCAGGTGAATATATGACAGCGTCGGAAGATGAGCACGGCACTTACATCATGAACTCCAAAGACCTGCGCGCGATTCAGCATGTCGAGCGCCTGACCAAAATGGGGGTACATTCGCTGAAAATTGAGGGCCGGACTAAATCATTCTATTATTGTGCTCGTACTGCACAGGTGTATCGCCGTGCAATTGATGACGCGGTGGCCGGTAAGCCTTTCGATCCAACTTTGCTCACCACTCTGGAAGGGCTGGCTCATCGTGGTTACACCGAGGGCTTCCTGCGCCGTCATGCCCATGAAGAACAGCAAACTTACGAATATGGTTATTCGGTTTCAGAACGTCAGCAATTTGTCGGCGAATTTACCGGTATACGTCGTGATGGACTGGCGGAAGTGATCGTCAAAAACAAATTCTCAGTCGGTGACAGTGTTGAGCTGATGACCCCCAACGGTAATATCCAGTTTATCCTTGAAAGTATGCAAGATAAAAAGGGCCAACCGGCAGATGTCGCTCCGGGTAACGGACATATCATGTATTTGCCGATCCCAGAGGATATTAATGTGGAATATGGCTTGTTGATTCGGAATCTGAACGGGACAAATAGCCGTAATCCTCATGAAAAAGCGTAA